In one window of Desulfobulbaceae bacterium DNA:
- a CDS encoding cobalamin-dependent protein (Presence of a B(12) (cobalamin)-binding domain implies dependence on cobalamin itself, in one of its several forms, or in some unusual lineages, dependence on a cobalamin-like analog.) has translation MNKILFITAPYHAGVVEVAGRWVPLYMVTVAGACQSAGFECVIYDAMTKDSTHDDVRNVIEATKPDVVAVSTITSTSIDAIKVLKTAKQVNPQIVTIAGGIHASFMYEEIFSQNSCVDYIVVGEGEVTLVELLRCLGQNNDPAQVAGIAYTDQRGTITKTSARPHLKSLDNMPMAWDLLDWDDYTYYILPGSRLGAVATSRGCEFGCTFCSQQKFWQRSWRGRSANDVVREIQLLHGTYLVDVVLLTDDYPTPDRERWESILDKLIALELPVKLLMETRAQDIIRDKDILHKYKAAGIIHIYVGTEGTNQQLLDRIKKEQSVDESIEALRLCREHGIITETSMILGFPDDTRESLQKTIELAKLLNPDFAHFLAIAPWPYADIYQELEPYVEEYDYRRYNLVDPVIKPKNMTRKEIDEAIVDGYRQFYMGRFNNILEIEDLFIRNYMLTAVKRMMEHSFIREKIGRLDQGMPEEMKKILAGMASSAPEKA, from the coding sequence ATGAATAAAATTTTATTTATCACTGCGCCCTATCATGCCGGGGTTGTTGAAGTTGCTGGAAGATGGGTGCCCCTGTATATGGTCACGGTTGCCGGGGCCTGCCAAAGTGCGGGGTTCGAATGTGTTATTTATGATGCGATGACTAAAGATTCAACGCATGACGATGTTCGTAATGTTATTGAGGCGACTAAGCCCGATGTGGTGGCTGTGTCCACCATTACCAGTACCTCTATTGATGCCATCAAGGTGCTTAAAACTGCAAAGCAGGTGAACCCTCAAATTGTAACGATTGCTGGTGGAATACACGCCAGTTTCATGTACGAAGAGATTTTTAGTCAAAACAGCTGTGTTGATTATATCGTTGTTGGAGAAGGGGAGGTAACTCTGGTCGAGCTGCTGCGCTGTCTCGGCCAGAATAATGATCCAGCTCAGGTTGCCGGAATTGCTTATACCGATCAGCGGGGTACAATTACTAAGACTTCTGCTCGACCTCACCTTAAATCTCTCGATAACATGCCTATGGCCTGGGATCTGTTGGACTGGGATGATTATACCTACTATATCCTGCCAGGCTCCCGTTTAGGCGCCGTTGCCACCAGCAGGGGGTGTGAATTTGGCTGTACTTTTTGCTCTCAACAGAAGTTTTGGCAGCGGTCATGGCGGGGCCGATCAGCCAATGATGTTGTTCGCGAGATCCAACTCCTTCATGGGACTTACCTGGTTGATGTTGTTTTACTCACAGATGATTACCCAACCCCTGATCGTGAGCGCTGGGAGAGTATTCTTGATAAATTGATTGCCTTGGAGTTGCCGGTGAAACTGCTCATGGAGACCAGGGCCCAGGACATCATCAGAGATAAAGATATTCTGCATAAATACAAAGCCGCTGGTATCATTCATATCTACGTAGGCACTGAAGGCACCAATCAGCAACTGCTTGACCGTATCAAAAAGGAGCAGTCGGTTGATGAATCCATTGAAGCCCTCAGATTATGCCGTGAACATGGCATTATAACAGAGACCTCCATGATTCTAGGATTTCCCGATGACACCAGGGAATCGCTACAAAAGACTATCGAACTCGCTAAACTGCTTAACCCGGATTTTGCCCATTTTCTGGCAATAGCGCCCTGGCCCTACGCTGACATCTACCAAGAGTTGGAACCCTACGTCGAAGAATATGACTACCGGCGTTACAACCTTGTCGACCCTGTTATTAAGCCGAAAAATATGACACGTAAGGAAATTGATGAAGCAATTGTCGATGGCTATCGTCAATTCTACATGGGCAGGTTCAATAACATTTTAGAGATCGAAGATTTGTTTATTCGGAATTATATGCTGACAGCAGTGAAACGGATGATGGAGCACTCGTTTATCCGCGAGAAAATCGGCCGCCTCGATCAGGGAATGCCGGAAGAGATGAAAAAAATACTGGCCGGTATGGCAAGCTCAGCGCCAGAGAAAGCCTAA